A single Candidatus Neomarinimicrobiota bacterium DNA region contains:
- a CDS encoding HIT domain-containing protein, with translation MPKLWAPWRMEYIRAIKQEGCIFCDKPAVANDRENLLLYRGKTCCILMNLYPYNNGHIMIAPYEHTHLMESLPASTLTEIMQLAQESMKILREEFRAEGFNLGLNEGTIAGAGIAEHIHFHIVPRWAGDTNFMPVTGHAKVLVQGLKESWDVLKPHFEKISL, from the coding sequence ATACCAAAACTGTGGGCACCCTGGCGTATGGAATATATCAGGGCCATCAAACAGGAGGGCTGCATATTTTGTGATAAGCCTGCCGTAGCCAATGACCGGGAAAATCTATTGCTTTATCGCGGCAAGACCTGTTGTATTCTCATGAATCTATATCCCTACAACAATGGTCATATCATGATTGCTCCCTATGAGCACACACATCTTATGGAATCCTTACCTGCCAGCACCTTAACAGAAATCATGCAACTAGCCCAGGAGAGTATGAAAATTCTCCGTGAAGAATTCAGAGCTGAGGGATTTAATCTGGGTTTGAATGAAGGTACCATAGCCGGTGCAGGGATCGCTGAGCATATCCATTTTCATATTGTCCCACGCTGGGCAGGGGATACCAATTTTATGCCGGTAACGGGACATGCCAAGGTCCTGGTGCAGGGTTTAAAAGAGTCCTGGGATGTCTTAAAACCACATTTTGAAAAAATCAGCTTGTAA